A segment of the Pseudoalteromonas sp. UG3-2 genome:
ACGCCAACGCAGTATCCTGAGCAAAGAGCTCCGCAATACGATTAATACTCATATTTGGTTTCAGCGCTTCTTCGTAAATTAGCATCACAATGACATAGTTAATTTCGATGTCTTTTTGTGTAATCATTTTCGGTTTAGCGAAGAAGTAGCCTTGGAAGAATTGAAACCCCATTTTTTTGGCTTGTTCAAACTCTTCTTCGGTCTCGACTTTTTCAGCTAATAGCTTGATGTTTTTGCGTGCCTTTATCATCCCGACCACTGGCCCTAGGGTATCGAGTGGGTTCTGCATGACATCAAATTTAATCAGTCGAATAAGCTTTAAAAAAGGGTCCCATTCTTTGGAATATTGAAAATCATCTAACGCGAGACGAAAGTTGCTGTGAAATAGCGTTCTTATTTTTTCGTAATTTTCTTTAGTGGGAGGAATAGTTTCAAGCAGTTCTAAAATGACATCATTAGACGGCAAAAACTGACACAGGTCCTGATCGAGAGAATCCGGCCCTATATTGATTAATGCTTTTTTTCCTGATGTCAGATACCGCGTGCCTAAATTTAATTGATTATTCATGATCAATTTAGCCGTCGCTGCATCATCTGCAATATTAGGAAAGCTATTTTTTACACCATCGCGAAACAACAATTCGTATGCAACAACTTGTTTTTTACGATTAAATATGGCTTGGCGAGCCACAAAAACCTTCAAACAAAAACTCCTTTATAGCCAAAACACCTAGATCAGACTTTTAGGTTAGCAATTTTCCCATTTTAACCCTTTGTGATGAGGAAGAAAATCAAACTAAGCTATTAAGAATTAAAATAACAGCTTAAAAGATAATGCAAATCCATAAAAAAGAAAGCCCAACCCGCGCAATTAGCGCCGCAAAAGGTTTAACTGCTGAAGTTTTGTTCTTTATACAGAATAAAGTAGTATGTTTAACTCCTAGTTATTGATACAGCTTTTGCAGATACTGCTGTGCCGAACTATGCCAATCAAAACGTTGATTGCGAGCGGCATCACTGAGGCGCTGATACGCTTCATTATTATTGCATAAATCATTAAGTGCCATTTGAAATGTTACAATTAATTCACTTCCCTGCTCAGCCAAGCTCTCGCCACTAAAACAATAACCAGTTTGCTTGTCCTTAACGGTATCTGCCAAGCCGCCTACCTGATGCACAATACATGGCTGCCCTTCGCGCATCGCGAGCATTTGACTAATACCACAAGGCTCAAATGAACTGGGCATCAAAAACAGATCGCCTAGTTGATACAATTGCTCGCCAAGTGCCTGCCCATAACCATTTAGAAACAATAGGTTGTCATGGCGCGACATCACTTCGCTAAAAAGCTGCTCCAATTGTTCATCACCAGAACCCACTAAAATTAATCTAGCTTGCT
Coding sequences within it:
- a CDS encoding EAL and HDOD domain-containing protein, with product MKVFVARQAIFNRKKQVVAYELLFRDGVKNSFPNIADDAATAKLIMNNQLNLGTRYLTSGKKALINIGPDSLDQDLCQFLPSNDVILELLETIPPTKENYEKIRTLFHSNFRLALDDFQYSKEWDPFLKLIRLIKFDVMQNPLDTLGPVVGMIKARKNIKLLAEKVETEEEFEQAKKMGFQFFQGYFFAKPKMITQKDIEINYVIVMLIYEEALKPNMSINRIAELFAQDTALAYKLLRLINSGVFPIKSRIESLKQALVYLGNERVKKFVNLIMTAHVAEGKPTELTRLSIVRSRFCELIAQQIAPGVINMSFMTGLFSLLDAILDRPMEQVVNKLPFPEQLHDALIGKPNTLFYILNIVKAYESGSWWQLQEACSFLNYKDENLPDFHAAAINWADMYKNRVY